A stretch of Henckelia pumila isolate YLH828 chromosome 4, ASM3356847v2, whole genome shotgun sequence DNA encodes these proteins:
- the LOC140862724 gene encoding PTI1-like tyrosine-protein kinase At3g15890, producing the protein MKILWKCFFCFSDRQPKISNNNNRDYPWEIYTLKELIHATNRFHNDNKIGEGGFGSVYWGRTSKGVEIAVKRLKAMSAKAEMEFAVEVEILGRVRHKNLLGLRGFYAGGDERLIVYDYMSNHSLITHLHGQLSAECLLDWRRRMRIAIGSAQGLAYLHHEASPHIIHRDIKASNILLDSEFGVKVADFGFAKLVPEGVTHLTTRVKGTLGYLAPEYAMWGKVSESCDVYSFGILLLELISARKPLEKLAGGVKREIRQWVAPYVQKGAFDHIADPRLKGEYDMDQLKRVIMVAMKCTEKDPEKRPSMLEVVSWLKGGLGSRKKEIVIPKDGSDDHKYDEEVEEEEEEVSQDYETDFEVLGKERFRT; encoded by the exons ATGAAAATCTTGTGGAAATGTTTCTTTTGCTTCTCTGACAGACAACCTAAGATAAG caataataataatagagacTATCCATGGGAGATTTACACCCTGAAAGAGCTAATCCATGCAACAAACCGCTTTCACAACGATAATAAGATCGGTGAAGGTGGGTTCGGAAGCGTTTACTGGGGTAGAACAAGCAAAGGAGTCGAG ATAGCTGTGAAAAGGCTAAAAGCCATGAGTGCCAAGGCGGAGATGGAATTCGCAGTTGAAGTGGAGATTCTGGGTCGGGTTCGGCATAAGAATTTGCTGGGGTTACGAGGGTTTTATGCTGGTGGAGATGAAAGATTAATAGTATATGATTATATGAGTAATCATAGCTTAATCACACATTTACATGGTCAGCTTTCGGCTGAATGTTTATTGGATTGGCGGAGAAGAATGAGGATTGCAATCGGATCAGCTCAAGGATTGGC TTACTTACACCATGAAGCAAGCCCTCACATAATACACAGAGACATCAAGGCCAGCAACATCCTCTTGGACTCAGAATTTGGTGTAAAAGTTGCAGATTTCGGGTTTGCAAAACTTGTCCCTGAAGGAGTCACACACTTGACAACAAGGGTGAAAGGAACCCTAGGGTACCTAGCCCCCGAATATGCCATGTGGGGCAAAGTTTCCGAAAGTTGCGATGTTTACAGCTTTGGCATTCTTCTTCTGGAGCTGATCAGTGCTCGGAAGCCACTAGAAAAGCTTGCTGGAGGAGTTAAGCGTGAAATCCGGCAATGGGTCGCTCCATATGTCCAGAAAGGTGCTTTTGATCACATTGCAGACCCTAGATTGAAAGGCGAATACGATATGGATCAGTTGAAAAGAGTGATTATGGTCGCAATGAAATGTACGGAAAAGGACCCGGAGAAAAGACCAAGTATGTTGGAGGTGGTGAGTTGGTTAAAGGGTGGGCTTGGGAGTAGGAAGAAGGAGATTGTTATTCCGAAAGACGGTTCCGATGATCACAAGTATGATGAAGAGGtcgaggaggaagaagaagaggtATCCCAAGATTATGAAACAGATTTTGAGGTTTTGGGGAAGGAAAGATTCAGGACTTGA